A window of Chanodichthys erythropterus isolate Z2021 chromosome 16, ASM2448905v1, whole genome shotgun sequence genomic DNA:
TAATACTGTCAGGTCATCTGTCTTCActgcaacaaaaaatatatcGCTTTTTTTATCCAAgtcttatattattttatattatctattttaaacaattagcttcattttaaagatgtttagatcattttaattttttttttttttaaatgatgattGTTCCAGTTCTGCAGAAATCTGTGGAGCTTTGCAGGCTGTTGCTGTGTGAGCTTGATCAGTTTTCACTGAAACTTTAAAACTTGAATAAATCACTACATATTTACACTACAAAAGTTCAAAGGTTTGTGTGGGGCAATATTTTTTATGCTGAacaaatctacatttatttgatcaaaatacagttaaaacatgaaatattattaaaatctaaaataaccgttttctgtttaaatatattttaaaatgtattgctgtgatgacaaagctgaattttcagcaccattactccaattttcagtgtcacatgatccttcagaaatcattctaatttgctgctcacaaaacatttgtgctgcttaattttttttttgtggaaactgacatttttttcaggattttttaatgaaattcatTCGAGAttaaaagcttttgtaacattataaatgtctttactgtcacttttgatcaatttaatgcccCCTTGCTGAAAAGtactaatttctttaaaaaaataaaaaaatatatatatatatatatatagatatatatatttatatatatatatatatatatatatatatatatatatatatatatatatatttttttactgaccccaaactttttgaacagtagtgtacatacAGTATTGCTAGGCatacagtaaatatattatttgtcTGTTTAACATATAAAACGACAGGATTAGTGTtaagtgtatttatttctcacaGATTTCATGATCTGTTTTGATACAcacatataaaatatgtaaattttcaTAAGCCATTTGTGTATAACCTCATGACTGAAGTCATGATAATGACAATACAGGTCATATAGGTTCATTTCTCTATTAATACTTCTACGTATACAATAGCACATCTGTTTGGACATCCACAATGTACAATAATAAGAAGAACTGACTCAATCTTAACATAAACAACAAGCCCTCACTCATTTTTATGGGGTAAAACAGAAATCTGCTCAATAAAAAAAGTGAGAGCGGAGGAAGTGCTGgggtctctctctctgtcgGTGGTCTAGAGTTGAAGTAAGGACACAGAACAGAGTTCAAGGCTTTCATTCGTTCACGTGATTGGATGGACTTCTGTGAATTACCGTATCCTGGTGAACAGGTTCAACACTGATTTGGATTCCTGGAGACAGAAGAAAAGAATGTGAAACAGGTAACAGTGAGGTGCGGGACGAGCTACATGTCTAAATGTTACACTTCAGCCTGACCTTGGTGCAGCGTGTTTTGCTGAAGACATTCCAAAACCTCAGTGTCTCGTCTCCTGCTCCCGTTACGATGGCCTCACCGTCCGGAGACACCGCCTGCACACAACCAGACGCATACATTCACTTCTGTGTCTGAATTACCACAGGATAACATTATTAAATTACAGATCTTTGATTTGATTACTCTTTGTCTTTGCCGGTCATTTGTACTTAATTAAAAACTGGATCCAGAGACAACCATGCCATCCACGGTGTCTCTCTGAACTAAGCTATATAGTGAGCTTTCCTGGTATACTTGGAAAATGTTCCTTGTTATTGGATTTGATTAAACAAAAGGCAAGAAAATAAGCAAtgattagaagaaaaaaaacctcttcggagaacaaatgaatttatttttgatgaaatcaaaaATACTCTTGACCGCCTTCACAACTacaactttgatgcttcaaaaagttcctgaagagattgtaaaactaatccatttgAATTGAGTGGATTAGTCCATATTTTCTGGATTGAACATATTTGATTTAGGATTTActaacatataaacattgataagtgaacataaatagaagctcaaccgaacctgaatGATGCACGAGAtcaaacctcttccggaagctcaaacgtgctgcgtaaccaatgaggttcattctcgtgtgttatgcagcatgcttgagcttccggaagagatGTATCTTGTCCGTCattcaggttcggttgagcttctatttatgttcactgatcattgaattaaatctgttcatcatatcaaatttggactaaaccactcaattcatatggattagttttacaatctctttagggactttttgaagtgtcaaagttcTAGTTGTGAAGGCAGTCCATGGAGGGACAGAGAGCTCTCAgaattcatcaaaaagatcttcatttgtgttccaaagatgatttgttttttgtggtatagattcaacaaggtgctggaaaAATTCCTTAGGGATTTTGGTCCTTATTGACATTATAGAGTCATGCAGTTGCAGCAGATTTGTCAGATTTATATATCTCACAGTTATGAGGGTCTGTAGGAGTCATTACACtctgacaatttttttttttcttcatcttgATTGCACCACATGACTTTGATTTGGTTGAGTTTTCCAAATATTAATAACTTATAATAACACTtttgttgaaatatttttttctattaagaaaataaaatcattCATTTTTGTGGCCCAAATAGTGATAATATGGAGCTCAAacttgagggaaaaaaaaccctcaatTTTACTTAgaggcccaaactgagcaaaaatatgcaatttggtgcagttgctgatatttatatggccaaaacGTTACAATTTTGAGCTTGTAATGCaaatcaatgagatctttatCAGTATAGCACACTAACatataaaaaattaagagaccacttaacattgatttctgaacttggagtggtctcttaattttttccatagctgtatatcagttgtcactctatcctacaaggcttaagctagtcctagactaaaatgcatgtttgagctgtttcaactgaaagcaacttgcactgacatatcttaaaatatgccagtgttattgttttgtctcaagatgttttttttctagggtatgtttataaaagctacttaaataccctaattaaactaaggcctaatcctggcttaggctaagccctgtctgtgaaactgggccaaTATCTCCCAATAATTTGTCTTAGTAAGatgatttttaaatgcttatttttatgatcaaagctctgtagtttttaTTGTGGGATCAAAgcaaaatgcaatgcaacagagaaattaacaaataaatgttcCTCAAAATCCTGATGTATCATATTTGAAACTCATATTTCagcatgatttttaaaaaaataaaataaaatgtatggaTAATCCAGTAAACctaagttgcttcagtccagtatatcttcatttgaaaatattactaacaagataaaagttatttttacgTTTACTTTATAAAATTCAATAAAGATTTCACGGCAAAAACACACAAGCACCACAAACTGAAGGTGGAAGTTTTACAATTATtctaaaaggccttttacttgCTGAAAAAGTATAAACTATCAATCATATGACAGaaggcatgtttttttttagcaaagttttgatcataTTGATAATTTAGAGGCCCTAGAAATATGTGTAGGGTCAATAAAGTTTTCTTTTCAAGAATTTTATTCTTTTAGTCTTTTTTTGCGTCATTATAAGAACAGTTGTATCTCCCTGagattttgtaaataaaataactatGTATGAATGAATTTCCACATTATTTCAAATAGATTACTAGATCCGAATAAAACGCTTACCAAGTAGAGCACTCGATACGAATGTCCAGTGAGCTTGGCCACCTGGGTGAGTGATGGGTATTTCCACACCAGGATCTGGTTCTGAGAGTAGCCGTGTGTGCTGACCTAATGGACATCAATGGTGAAACAagcatgggaaaaaaaaaatgtacatgatTTGACTGAGAATGTAGCTGCTTTTCTTACCAGCTCGTTGGCGTGTTTGGACCAGGCCAGGTTGCAGACCTGCGAGCCGGTGTCGGTACTCTGTAATGCCTGTCCGGTCAGAGTGTTCCAGAAGCGAAGGCAGCGGTCAGCCGTTCCCCCTCCGGAGGCCAGCAGGCCATGCTGGTGAGGAGACCAGGCGATGGCCTTCACAGCTGCCAGGTGATCGCTGTACTGCTGTACGGGGAGCAGGCTGGAGCTGTTCCACACTAATAACTAAAGCAGTAGAAAAAAAGCACACAGGTTTGTTTAGTGTTATgctattttaattgaattttattagttttttttgtatttgttttgcaaaaaaaaaaatgataaagttGAGCTATTAATAATATGTAAATCTGAAATCGGTACTCTAAAATGGTCCATGtacaactctttttttttttttttttaaaggatttttttggttcaaaattaaaaaaacaaaaattaaataatgagtccatacatcatcaatccttcttccaaaatgtgtttttgtcttaccctgattcactatggtgagcctattataagtgtttaGATTTTAGACCTGTCAGGATGGTTTttgttggatttttttttttttttttagtttttttttttaaactgctagagggccaaaagttgCATAGGGAAAGCATTGAAAgcagaaaaatgagaaaaaggTCTCTTGATATATATAGTTGCactaaatgctttaaaaatgctGGATGACTAATATTCTGTTGCACAAAGAAAACTGATGATGGAATATGCTGATCTTTGGTTGACCGATGAGTAGAAAGGAGCGTTTCATGCCCACCCACGTGTGGAAATCGAATATTCCAGACCCAGAAGATGCAACCGACTTTACttcagtgttgtgacgtatttccacaATAAGAAAAAAGGTACTCTTTgtattcatgtttgttttatgAGGAATGttgattttaaaggtgccatcgaatgtttttttaaatgatgtaatataagtctaaggtgtcccctgaatgtgtctgtgaagtttcaactcaaaataccccgtggattttttttaattaatttttttaaatgcctattttgaggcataattagaaatgcgccaattcaggctgcggcccctttaattgctcgcgctctccacCGCCTCCCAAGCTctcaactctatcattgcataaacaaagttcacacagctaatataaccattaaaatggatctttacaaagtgttcgtcatgcagcatgtctaattgcgtaagtatagtatttatttggatgtttactccgtggctaacagctaatgctacactgttggagagatttataaagaatgaagttgtgtttatgaattatacagactgcaagtgtttaaaaatgaaaatagcgacggctcttgtctccgtgaatacagtaagaaacgatggtaactttaaccacatttaacagtacattagcaacatgcttacgaaacatttagaaagacagtttacaaatatcactaaaaatatcatgatatcatgaatcatgtcagttattattgctccatctgccatttttcgctatttttcttgcttgtttacctagtctgatgattcagctgtacacagatccagacgttaataatgcctgcccttgtgtaatgccttgaacatgagctggcatatgcaaatattggggtcatacatattaatgatcccgactgttacgtaacagtctgtgttatgttgagattcgcctgttcttttaaacaaatgagatttacataagaaggaggaaacaatggcgATTGAGACtgactgtatgtcatttccatgtactgaactcttgttattcaactatgcagaggaaaattcaattttcaattcgatggcaccttaaaaatacttttataccCTTTTCAAGAAGTTTAAATTGAACTCTTAAAATCTAATTGGTCTAACCATTAAGCAAAAAATAACATATATTCCTCAAATTTTGAATACACGCGAGTcaagtattattttttacaaacatcataaattaattcataaatatacattttgggAAGTCGCACCACATGACATATCCTGAACTAACCTTTCCTTGtcataaaaagttattttctgCATCTTGATCACACCACATGATTTTGATTTGGTGAAGTTTTGACATGAATAACTTGACATGAATAACTCATTGCTTGTAGTTATGCATAAtctatagttattactacagtaacaaAATGTAAcatgtgtaacaaggacactgtaaaattaagttttacacacttctgtaaaaaaataacaatgtgTGAAAATGGGTATAAATGCAATGTACACGAACCTAAAATCTCGACAAAAAGTCAAACCATGTTCCCAGACAAACTTAGTCAAGTCTTGTATGTTCAATTATGTCTGCTAATCAGATTATCCCGTTTATATGACACCCTAACCTTGTTATCGTTCCCTCCAGAAGCGAGGTGCTGGTGGTCAGGTGACCACTTGAGGCCACACACTTCCTGCCTGTGGCCCTGGAGACGTCTCTCCACAGGAGGAGGTGTCCTCACATCCCTTTGCAGAATCACTCTGTCCCGGCTACCCGACGACAGCTGCTCTCCATTCCACGCTAGCGCTCCTGAGAGACAAGAGAGGAGGTGAGACCGAAACTGTTATAATATGAAGATTATTTATTCTTTATGAAAATCTTAGGTCTcttagtgaaaaaaaaaaatctgctgaaTTATTCTGAGAATGATTTAaagttccaaacccataagatatttgtttatatttggaacacaaatgaagatgtttttaatgaaagatttctgtccttccattgaATGTCTATTTGCCCAAAACTCAAATCACACTTCAAATCATTTATAAAGAGAACGCaaaataaatccatatgaatcgtttggatcaacatgagggtgagtcatcaTTGTAAAGGATTTTCACATGACACAAACCTACGCGTGCTGAATGTCCCTCCAAACTGGTCAACTTCCTCCCTCCAGCTGCATCCCAAATCTGAACAAATCCCTTATGAGTCCCTACAGCCACCAGACTTCCctaaaaaacaacaaagaagtAAATATTATCCTCAATAAATACAAAGCACAAATTAAAACacaagttttaatttttatgtaaCATATAAGAGGTTTGTGCTGACCCTTTCATTCCAGCACACTGATGTCACAGAATCGCCATCCACAGATAAGTCACACAACCGCGTCACCTGTGTAagtttgtaaaatgtaaaaa
This region includes:
- the fzr1b gene encoding fizzy-related protein homolog isoform X2, which codes for MDQDYERRLLRQINHQNVPEGHTSKSGYAACSPVTVKSGDRFIPTRAGSNWSINFHYANENCWSPNQNQRAKDASTDTGKDAVAYAALLRNELLGAGIETVPDPHTDDRQHTILTQDTHSLFRVDWSAGNLLSVGLGACVYLWSACTSQVTRLCDLSVDGDSVTSVCWNERGSLVAVGTHKGFVQIWDAAGGRKLTSLEGHSARVGALAWNGEQLSSGSRDRVILQRDVRTPPPVERRLQGHRQEVCGLKWSPDHQHLASGGNDNKLLVWNSSSLLPVQQYSDHLAAVKAIAWSPHQHGLLASGGGTADRCLRFWNTLTGQALQSTDTGSQVCNLAWSKHANELVSTHGYSQNQILVWKYPSLTQVAKLTGHSYRVLYLAVSPDGEAIVTGAGDETLRFWNVFSKTRCTKESKSVLNLFTRIR
- the fzr1b gene encoding fizzy-related protein homolog isoform X1, with protein sequence MDQDYERRLLRQINHQNVPEGHTSKSGYAACSPVTVKSGDRFIPTRAGSNWSINFHYANENCWSPNQNQRAKDASTDTGKDAVAYAALLRNELLGAGIETVPDPHTDDRQHTILTQDTHSLFRYTIHTKRVPFDNEISPYSLSPLSNKSHKLLRSPRKPARKISKIPFKVLDAPELQDDFYLNLVDWSAGNLLSVGLGACVYLWSACTSQVTRLCDLSVDGDSVTSVCWNERGSLVAVGTHKGFVQIWDAAGGRKLTSLEGHSARVGALAWNGEQLSSGSRDRVILQRDVRTPPPVERRLQGHRQEVCGLKWSPDHQHLASGGNDNKLLVWNSSSLLPVQQYSDHLAAVKAIAWSPHQHGLLASGGGTADRCLRFWNTLTGQALQSTDTGSQVCNLAWSKHANELVSTHGYSQNQILVWKYPSLTQVAKLTGHSYRVLYLAVSPDGEAIVTGAGDETLRFWNVFSKTRCTKESKSVLNLFTRIR